In one Hoplias malabaricus isolate fHopMal1 chromosome X1, fHopMal1.hap1, whole genome shotgun sequence genomic region, the following are encoded:
- the LOC136675939 gene encoding transmembrane protein 200C-like, which yields MIATGGLLRISRRQDSLRAKNRAENKRRRKARKKRKNDVVVVKGKLNLCSVSGMAAAFGVLVLIVGIAMAVLGYWPKQKLARPVKQPGNLDKISQQGSNFTSNNKLSNDSDAKPVSPASRHVGFFEGFFSNYQYSDNLKVFGPLVMGIGIFLFICANAVLHENRDKKTKIINLRDIYSTVIDIHSLRSKDCSPFNGLLSCAQSKASDKPAMYGAHMPSRGSWPSTMSCKGLDFRRPSCARKCSWSRERQSFTDTIYSIYRDQARFEEPGPTPKEWETRSIVASSVNTFTLPVIKLNNHEMEGRERDSAGDEVPCSPKKDLQSSSQSSEELISTSVQTKAVVSRAALSVSQDSKLSGEVTLGSREHQQQQLLEPSPGVRVLGSHLSLNALSDLGAGHHEERSRRFSCPRLDRSGSKGYIKLAELGGDSFEAQDGAPETGPGEAAVQTKGRVMSAQTLPCNPLTQLHTDAMPSNSRTSEADMEPKANL from the coding sequence ATGATAGCCACAGGCGGCCTCCTGAGGATCTCCCGGCGCCAGGATTCTCTTCGCGCCAAGAACCGAGCAGAGAACAAGAGAAGGAGGAAAGccaggaaaaagagaaagaatgacgtggtggtggttAAGGGCAAGCTGAACCTGTGCTCGGTCTCCGGGATGGCAGCAGCGTTTGGAGTACTTGTCTTGATCGTGGGCATAGCCATGGCTGTCCTGGGCTACTGGCCCAAACAGAAACTTGCCCGTCCTGTAAAACAGCCAGGCAATTTGGACAAAATCTCTCAACAGGGTTCCAACTTCACAAGCAATAATAAGCTGTCGAATGACAGTGATGCTAAGCCCGTTTCTCCTGCTTCCCGACACGTAGGGTTCTTTGAAGGCTTCTTCTCCAATTACCAGTACTCGGACAACTTAAAAGTGTTTGGGCCACTGGTCATGGGCATTggcatcttcctcttcatctGTGCCAACGCTGTACTCCATGAGAATCGGGACAAAAAGACCAAGATTATCAACCTGAGGGACATCTACTCTACTGTTATAGACATCCACAGCCTGCGGTCCAAAGACTGTTCTCCTTTCAATGGGCTGCTGAGTTGTGCGCAGTCCAAGGCCAGCGACAAACCAGCCATGTACGGTGCACACATGCCTTCCAGAGGCTCCTGGCCTTCCACCATGTCATGTAAAGGCCTGGACTTCAGGAGACCATCCTGTGCAAGGAAATGCAGTTGGTCAAGGGAGAGGCAGTCGTTCACTGACACAATATACAGCATTTACAGGGACCAGGCCAGGTTTGAGGAGCCAGGGCCTACTCCCAAAGAGTGGGAGACCCGCTCCATAGTCGCCTCCTCGGTCAACACTTTCACTTTACCTGTGATCAAGCTCAACAACCATGAAATGGAGGGCAGAGAAAGAGACTCTGCTGGGGACGAAGTGCCCTGCAGCCCAAAGAAGGACCTGCAGTCTTCAAGTCAGAGCTCTGAAGAGCTGATCAGCacttctgtgcaaactaaagcaGTAGTGTCAAGGGCAGCCTTGTCAGTATCCCAGGATTCCAAACTCTCGGGTGAAGTAACGTTGGGATCCAGAGagcatcagcagcagcagctgctggagcCTAGCCCTGGAGTCAGAGTCCTGGGGTCCCACCTGTCCCTGAATGCCCTTTCTGACCTGGGTGCCGGACATCACGAAGAAAGGTCGCGGAGATTCAGCTGTCCCAGGCTGGACCGCTCGGGCAGTAAGGGCTACATCAAATTAGCCGAGCTGGGAGGGGACTCGTTCGAGGCCCAGGACGGGGCACCGGAAACTGGACCCGGAGAGGCAGCAGTGCAGACGAAGGGACGTGTCATGAGTGCACAGACTCTCCCCTGTAACCCTCTCACACAACTTCATACAGATGCTATGCCATCAAACTCTCGCACGAGTGAAGCAGACATGGAGCCAAAGGCAAATCTCTGA